TCCGGATGGATACCGTATTCGTCGATTTCAAGGCCTTTGAGCGTAAAGCCCAGGACATTGGCCGAGCCGATCACGCCGTGATCGGTCAGGCTTTCGCACAGCACTGTATCGCCGGGGCCGACCAGCGAGGCCAGCGCGAGAAAAATGCCGTGTGCCGCGCCGTTGGTGACCAGCAGCGAATCGGCAGTGGCCGGCATGCCTAGAGACGCGAGCCATGCCACTCCCGCCTGACGGTGATGCTCGAAGCCGGCAATCGGCCGGAACGCTCGAATCCAGGGCTGGTCTTCGAGCGTCGCCAGCGTCGCGCAGACCTTGCGCCACATCGCATCGTGTTCAGACGTATGGATGATGCGCGCAATAGAAAAATCGACCACGGAGCGTTCGGCGATGTCGAGCATGTAGTTCGACATGGTCTCGGTCACGCGCGCCGCCACGAAGCTGCCACGGCCCACTTCGCAGCGGATCAGGCCCTGCCGTTCGAGTTCCTTGTACGCGTTGGTAACCGTCTGCACGCTGATCGCCAGTTCCGCCGCCACGTCGCGCTGCGGAGGCAGGCGCGCGCCGGCCCGCAACGCGGAAGTTTCGATGTCGCCCGCGATCGCTTTCACCAGTCGCTTGTACTTCGACTCCACTCCGTGCACCGCGCGCACGGCTTCCCGCCACTGCTCGATCACCCTCGCCTCCCGGTATTGCCGCTGGTTTGCCCACTTATAGTGCAACCAAATGACGGCGAAAAATTATTGTCCTAGAGCAATCGGAACAAAAAAATGGCTTTGTATCCTGCGATCGAGATGCCTGCCGCGATGCGCGTATGGCAACTCTCGCGGATGCTGCGCCATTGCCTGGGGCCAACCCTTAGAGCGATCCGGCGCATGACGCGCCGCCCCATTCACAGCGTCATCTATCGGGATCGACATGAAAGCGAAGCGCACTTCAGGAATGCTGGGAGTCCTCTGCCTCGCAGCGGCGAGCATGGTTATGCATACCCAGGCCGCGTCAGCGGAAACGACGTTGCAGCGCATCCAACGCACCGGCGAAGTTCGCATCGGCTATGCGAACGAAGCGCCCTTCGCCTATACGACGCCGGACGGCCAGGTGACCGGCGAGTCGCCGGAAATTGCCCGCAAGATATTCGCCAGGCTCGGTGTGAAGAAGGTAGACGGCGTGCTTACCGAATGGGGATCGCTGATTCCCGGTCTGCGTGCGGGCCGCTTCGACGTGATCGCCGCCGGCATGTACATCACGCCGGAGCGATGCGGGCAGGTTGCGTTCGCCGATCCGCAATACCAGATTCAGGACACCTTGCTGGTTTTGCAAGGCAACCCCAAACATCTGCATAGCTACGCGGATGTGGCAAAGCAGCCTGACACGAAACTTGCGGCAATGGCGGGCACGGTTGAACTGGGCTATGCGCACGACAGCGGCGTCAAGGACGATCAGTTGCTACAGGTTCCCGACACGACCGCTCAACTGCAGGCTGTTCGCGCACGTCGTTCCGACGCTGCCGTCGGTACCGCATTGACGATGAAGGGTCTGGCAGCAAAAGATCCATCGCAGGTTGAGGCGATTGCCAGTTTCACTGATGATCCCAAGCACACCGGCTACGGCGCGCTGGCGTTTCGTCCCGAAGACACGGACCTGCGCGATGCGGTTAACAAGCAGTTGCACGCCTGGCTCGGCACGACCGATCATCTGCAGACGGTTGCGCCGTTTGGCTTCGACAAGTCAAATCTGACCACGAAGAGCGCCGCCCAAATCTGCGGTAAATAAGGCCACGGGATACGCGTGCCAGCGTGTCCATCGGGTTTCAGCCGCGCGCGCTCCTGTGCGCCGCCACATGCAAGCGAGGAACCGCCATGCGTGAACTGTTTCCCCTGTTGTTGCAGGGTACGCTCGTCACCATCGGGATCGCGGTGTGCAGCACCCTGCTCGCGATCGCCATGGCCTTCGCAGCGACTGCGGCCAGGCTCGCGCCCTGGGCGCCGTTACGCTGGATTGGCAACGTGTACGTGGAAGTGTTTCGCGGAACCTCGTTGCTGGTGCAACTATTCTGGTTCTTCTTCGTGCTGCCGCTGCCACCGTTTCATCTGGAACTGGCACCTTTCACGGTGGCTATAGTCGGACTCGGATTGCACTACGGCGCTTACGGCTCGGAAATTCTGCGCGGCGCCTTGCGCTCCGTGCCCGGCGGCCAGTTCGAAGCGGCGCTCGCGCTCAACCTGTCGCCGCTGACGCGGATGCGCCGCATCATCCTGCCGCAGGCGATGATCAATGCCTTGCCACCCGCAACCAATCTGATGATCGAGCTGCTCAAGGGCACCTCACTGGTTTCTTTGATCACGTTATCGGATCTGACCTTTCGCGCACGGCAACTCGACGAGGCCACCTTCAAGACTGCGCAGATTTTTACGCTCACGCTGGTGATCTATTTCGTGCTCGCGCAAATCCTTGTAGCGCTGATGCGGTATTTCGAGCGGCGTGCGAGTCATGGCATGAGCCAGAGGGCCGTCCGATGAACAGCTTCTTCGATCTGCACTATGCTGCGCACATCCTGCCAGCGCTGCTGCGCGCATCGCTCTATACGGTTCTCATCACGATGGTCGGCTTTGCGATCGCGCTGGTGCTCGGCCTTGTGTTGGCGATCTTGCGCCGCAGCCATCTCAAGCCGCTGTCGCGGGGAGTCGGCTTCGTCGTTGAATTTATCCGCAGCACGCCACTGCTGATTCAGGTGTACGTACTGTTCTATGTGCTACCGGTATATGGCATCACCATGTCCGCACTGACGGCCGGTACGGTCGGCATCGCGCTGCATTATGCGTGCTACACCTCCGAGGTGTACCGCGCGGGGCTCAACGGCGTGGCGCGCGGCCAGTGGGAAGCTGCCTGCGCGCTGTCGCTTTCGCCGTGGCGCACATATAGCGGCGTGATCCTGCCACAAGCGATCCGCGCCGTGATTCCGGCGCTTGGCAATTACCTCGTCGCGATGTTCAAGGACACGCCCGTGCTCTCGGCAATCACCGTCGTCGAACTGATGCAGCAGGCCAAGAATATCGGCTCGGAAACGTTCCGCTATCTGGAGCCGATCACGATGGCGGGCCTGTTCTTCCTCCTTATCAGCGTCACATTTGCACAACTTGTGCGGCGCCTCGAGTTCAGGCTGAGGCTGCCATGAAGACCGATACCGAAACATCCACCCCGTTGCAGCCGGATGCCCCCGTGATGGAGAAAGAGATGAACCGAGATCCCGCAGACGTGTTGAGCACGGCAGCAGGCTGTGAAGCCGAGGCGCCGATGGTCCGGTTCGCCGGCGTAACCAAGCGCTATGGCGCGCTCACGGTGCTCGACAGCCTTGATCTGGAAATCGCCCGCAACGAGAAAGTGGCCATCATCGGGCCAAGCGGCTCTGGCAAGTCGACGCTGCTACGCGTGCTGATGACGCTGGATCCGCTAACCGGCGGTACGATCGAAGTCGACGGCGAGCCGCTTACGCATATGTGCAAGAACGGCGAACTGGTACCGGCCTCCGTGCGGCATCTGCGCCGCGTGCGCAGCAAGATCGGTATGGTGTTTCAAAGCTTTAACCTGTTTCCGCATATGACCGCGCTCGCCAATACCATCGAAGCACCCATGCGCGTGCATGACCTTTCCCGCAAGGAGGCAACCGACCGCGCGCGGGAGCTGCTGTCGCTGGTAGGACTGGAAGACAAATGCGATCACTACCCGTCGCAACTGTCGGGTGGCCAGCAGCAACGCGTGGCCATTGCACGAGCGCTGGCGATGCGCCCAAAAGTAATGCTGTTCGACGAAGTGACGTCCGCGCTCGATCCCGAGTTATGCGGCGAAGTACTCAATGTGATCCGCCGCCTCGGGAGCGAGCACAACCTGACGATGCTGATGGTCACGCACCAGATGGGTTTTGCGCGCGAATTCGCGGACCGCGTCTGCTTCTTTTCGGAGGGGAAGATCCTCGAGCAGGGAACGCCCCAGCAATTTTTCGCTGCGCCTCAGCACCAACGGACCCAGCAGTTCTTGCGGGCAGTGCGTGAGGCGATCTGACCGCGGTTGCGTCGTGCCATCGCGGAAGTAAGACTCAACAGCCGGGTCCATCATGCGCGGCCCCGGCTACCCTTTGCGATCTCATCGCCACTACCCTGCGGCAGACGCGCCGTAACAGGAATCGAACCGACCGAGAACAAACCCACCACCAGAAACGCTGGCCAGAAGTCCGACCACACAATCGCCGGATGACCCTGCAGATGGTGCGAAATCTCCAGCACGATACCGCCGATCGTCACGCCGAGCCCAAGCGAGATCTGCTGGATCACGCTCGCCACGCTAGTGGCACGGCCGATGTCGCGGGCAGGGATATCCGCATAAGCCAGCGTATTCAGCGAGGTGAACTGCAGCGACGGGAAGAAGCCGCCGAACAGCACGATGCACCAGATTGCCCAATGCGGCATGCCGGGGAAAAACAGTCCGTAGACCGCGATCGCCAAGCCCGCCAGGCCCGCATTGACCATCAGCACCTGGCGAAATCCGAAGCGCTCCAGCACCCGCGAGGCGGCCGCCTTCATGAAGAACGCGCCGAACGCTGAAGCACAGGTAATTGAACCTGACACGAAGGCCGTCATGCCAAGCCCTTCCTGCAACGCTAATGGCAGCAGAAACGGCACCGCGCCAAGACCAATGCGAAACAGCGAGCCACCCAGCACGCTTGCATGGAAGCTCGGAATGCGCAGCAGACGCAGATCGAGCACCGGCAGTTCAACACGGCTCGCATACAACCAGTACACGAGCAGCAACGCGGCGCCGGCCACGCACATACCGAGCGACAGACTGTTCGACACCAGTTCGCCGCCCACCAGCGACGCGCCCAGCATAAACAGCGAAGCGCCGGCCGCCGACAATACGAAACCGAACCAGTCGAGCCGTCCCGGATGCGCCTCGTGGACATTGGCGATGTGCCTGTTCGTGAGCCAGATGCCGAGCACGCCGATCGGAATGTTGATGAAAAAGATCAGGCGCCAATGCAGATACGTGGTGATGAAGCCGCCGAGCGGCGGCCCAAGCACGGGGCCGAGCAACGCGGGCACCGTCAGGTAGTTCATGGCCCGGATGAACTCCGACTTCGGCAGCGAGCGGAAAATAATGATGCGTCCGACCGGCACCATCAACGCACCGCCAAGCCCCTGCACGAAGCGCGCAAACACAAACGTGCCGAGCGAACTCGATGCAGCGCACATCAGCGAGCCGGTCATGAAGATGCCGATTGCCGTGCGAAACACCGTGCGTGAGCCGAAGCGGTCGGCCACCCAACCGCAGATGGGAATAAAGACGCCGAGGCCGATCACATAACTCGTGATGGCAAGCTTAAGGGTAATGGGACTTTGGCCGAGGTCGCGCGCGAGGACGGGGAGCGACGTCACGATGACTGTGCCGTCCACGTTTTCCATGAACATCGCACATGCGACGATCAACGGGACGATGAATGCACCCAGGGCGAGAGGCATTGGCGAGACGACGGTTGACGAAACCGTCGGCGTAAAGGTGCAATTATCGCATTGCCCCGGCAACAGATGTTGTTAAGGAAGGTGATTTGCACAGCACAGCATGCTGTGATGACCCTGCGCGGAATCTGTGCGAGATGGTTGAGGATGCAACGAAGCGCGCAGAAAAGAAATGTGCCGGCATCAGCCGGCACACTCACATCGCATAGAAAGGCGGGAAGCGAAGCTTAACGCGGCGCCATGACCAGCGGCTGCAATTGCGGCAGGATCTCGGTACGGGCACGCACGACGTCATTCGGGAAGTCGATCTCGATCCACGGTGCGCCGGTCACGTCGGCAGTATCGAACACCTGGCTGCCCTCGAGCAGCAGATCGCGCACGGCCTCTTCGTGTGGCAGATTCGAGCGGCCGCTGTCGATGTAGCCCGCCACGATCTGCGCAAAGCGCTGCGCCGTTTGCTCGCGGAAACGGAAGAACCCGACCGACTCGCCAATCGTGTCGTATTCGAGGTTCACCGCGAGCTGCTTGCGCAACTCGACCGGCACGCCGTCTTTCAGACACAGCTTGACGGGCTCGTCGCCCGCTTCGAAATCACGGTCGATCAGCAGCCGGTTTGCCGTCTCGCCCGCCACCAGGGCATTCAGGATGCGCTCGTCATACAGCACGTCGGCGTCCATCAGCAAGACGTCGCCGCCGCGCGTCAATGCGTCCGCTACGGTGTGCACCGTCAGCACGCTGCCGAGGTCGAAACGCGGATTGATCACCGTCTCGACCGGGTGCGGCCAGTTGATGCGCTTCAGCTCTGCCGCGACCAGTTCCGGCTGGAAACCGAGCGCCAGCACGACGTCGGTCACGCCAGCGGTTTCGAGCATCTGCAGATGCCGCTCGAGCAGGCTCACGCCGTCGAACTGCAGCAGACACTTCGGGAACTGTTCACCAGGCGGAAGCTGGAGACGCAGGCCAAGGCCCGCAGCGAGAATAATGGCACGCATGCGCGGTCCCTTTCTAAAAGTAAGATTTGTCGACAGCCGGCACCTGCGTCGCGCGCCGACGCTGCCAGTTTCTTTCACTGAAATGCAAGTACAACAGGCCCGGCAAGCCAAGCAGGAGCTCACGGGCGCGCTTGGCAAGCGACAGCGCCAGCGCCGCCTCCGGCGGCAAGCCGACAAGCGGCGCGAGCAGCAGATAACCGCCCTCCTGCACGCCAAGCGAACCGGGAATCGCAAACGCAGCGCCGCGAATTGCCTGACCCAGGCTTTCGAGCAGCAACGCATCGATCCAGCCCACCGGATGACCGAGGAAGCGCAGCGCAAGCCACACTTCCACGGTGCCGACGATCCAGCCTACCAGGCTCAGCGCAAAACTCGCCAACACGCGGGCGCGGTCGCGATAGAGCGCCTGCACGGCACCATCGACGGCATCGGCGCGCATCGTGAGCGATGACCAGTCGCGCTTGCCGAACACCTTCGACACCACCCGCAAAAGCCGTCCAAACAGGCCGCGGCGCTGGGCGAAGAAGAACAGCGCAATCATTCCGGCGAGTATAGCGGTGGCAATAAAAGTTGCGGTGCGCAGATCGTGCAGCGCGCCTTGCGCCGCGTAGGCGCCGAACAGCAGCAGGCCGAGCACGGCAAAAACGATTTGCGCGAGCGCCTGCAGCGTGGTGCTGACCGTGATCGCGGCGGCCGCATCGCGCATGCGCATGCCGCGTTGCGACAGTTGCCGCACGATCACCACAGGGCCGCCAATCTGTCCGGCCGGCAACAGGCTGTTGACCGACTCGCCGGTCCAGCGCGCCAGCAGCGCATCGAGCGCGCTTACACCGTCGCGCCGGCGGTCGAACAGCACGGCGATCGCCGCCGAATCGAGCACCAGCGGCACGAGATGGAATGCGGCCACCAGCGCCAGGCCCCAACCGGCCGCCATCAGCGTCGACGTAACGGAACCAAGGCCCTGCCAGGCGAGCAGCGCGACGAACAGCGCCACGCCGATCGTCAGCAGGATCACGGCCGCGCGAGTCATGCGCCGGCCCCTTTGCCTTTGACCATCTGACGGAACACCTGGCGGAAGCCGAAGTAGGCGATCGCGTCTTTCATGTTCGAGATGAAACGCCGCCACGGGCGCATGTTCGGATCGGTAACGTATTCAAACGTCAGCGAGACGCGGAATTCGTTGGCGCCAGCCGGCGTGATGCGGTGGCGCAGCTTGTCGCCGTCGAAAAACACCAGGCCGCCCGGTGGAATCTGCACGGAGCCCGGCACGTCCGGCACGTCCGGGTTGCGCGTGTGCAGTTCGTAATCGAGACGGCACGACGACTCGTCGATCACGCCAAGCAGCAGCGTATAGCGACGGCCGTCGTAGTAAGAGGTGTCGTAGTGCCAGCCAATATGGTCGCCCGGCCGCATGTAGTAGTACAGCGCATAGGCGTGCGGATCGTCCGCCGGCGAAACCATCAGCTTGTCGCCGCTCAACTGCTCCAGCCAGCCGATCAGCTCTTTCGAGCGATACAGCTCGGCAATGAATGGCGCGAGACGGTCGATCGTGTGACGGCTGACACTGCCGCCCTGCTTGTGCCCCGGCAGGTAATTGCGGTTCACCTCGTCGAGCAACGCGCGGGCGCTATGCACCAGTTGCGCCGTCACCTCGGGCGCCAGGAAGTCTTCCATGTAGAGGAAGGCGCCCTGATCGGCGAATTCCTTGCGCAGACCGGCTGTGTCGAACTGGCGTGTACGGCCGGCGACTGCGCGATCCGCCTCGGGAGCGGCCGCGGGCGCTGGTGCGCCGGACACCTGCTGGAACGA
The sequence above is drawn from the Paraburkholderia phenazinium genome and encodes:
- a CDS encoding NTP transferase domain-containing protein, whose amino-acid sequence is MRAIILAAGLGLRLQLPPGEQFPKCLLQFDGVSLLERHLQMLETAGVTDVVLALGFQPELVAAELKRINWPHPVETVINPRFDLGSVLTVHTVADALTRGGDVLLMDADVLYDERILNALVAGETANRLLIDRDFEAGDEPVKLCLKDGVPVELRKQLAVNLEYDTIGESVGFFRFREQTAQRFAQIVAGYIDSGRSNLPHEEAVRDLLLEGSQVFDTADVTGAPWIEIDFPNDVVRARTEILPQLQPLVMAPR
- the ehuC gene encoding ectoine/hydroxyectoine ABC transporter permease subunit EhuC, coding for MRELFPLLLQGTLVTIGIAVCSTLLAIAMAFAATAARLAPWAPLRWIGNVYVEVFRGTSLLVQLFWFFFVLPLPPFHLELAPFTVAIVGLGLHYGAYGSEILRGALRSVPGGQFEAALALNLSPLTRMRRIILPQAMINALPPATNLMIELLKGTSLVSLITLSDLTFRARQLDEATFKTAQIFTLTLVIYFVLAQILVALMRYFERRASHGMSQRAVR
- the ehuB gene encoding ectoine/hydroxyectoine ABC transporter substrate-binding protein EhuB; protein product: MKAKRTSGMLGVLCLAAASMVMHTQAASAETTLQRIQRTGEVRIGYANEAPFAYTTPDGQVTGESPEIARKIFARLGVKKVDGVLTEWGSLIPGLRAGRFDVIAAGMYITPERCGQVAFADPQYQIQDTLLVLQGNPKHLHSYADVAKQPDTKLAAMAGTVELGYAHDSGVKDDQLLQVPDTTAQLQAVRARRSDAAVGTALTMKGLAAKDPSQVEAIASFTDDPKHTGYGALAFRPEDTDLRDAVNKQLHAWLGTTDHLQTVAPFGFDKSNLTTKSAAQICGK
- a CDS encoding flippase-like domain-containing protein; protein product: MTRAAVILLTIGVALFVALLAWQGLGSVTSTLMAAGWGLALVAAFHLVPLVLDSAAIAVLFDRRRDGVSALDALLARWTGESVNSLLPAGQIGGPVVIVRQLSQRGMRMRDAAAAITVSTTLQALAQIVFAVLGLLLFGAYAAQGALHDLRTATFIATAILAGMIALFFFAQRRGLFGRLLRVVSKVFGKRDWSSLTMRADAVDGAVQALYRDRARVLASFALSLVGWIVGTVEVWLALRFLGHPVGWIDALLLESLGQAIRGAAFAIPGSLGVQEGGYLLLAPLVGLPPEAALALSLAKRARELLLGLPGLLYLHFSERNWQRRRATQVPAVDKSYF
- the ehuA gene encoding ectoine/hydroxyectoine ABC transporter ATP-binding protein EhuA; the encoded protein is MKTDTETSTPLQPDAPVMEKEMNRDPADVLSTAAGCEAEAPMVRFAGVTKRYGALTVLDSLDLEIARNEKVAIIGPSGSGKSTLLRVLMTLDPLTGGTIEVDGEPLTHMCKNGELVPASVRHLRRVRSKIGMVFQSFNLFPHMTALANTIEAPMRVHDLSRKEATDRARELLSLVGLEDKCDHYPSQLSGGQQQRVAIARALAMRPKVMLFDEVTSALDPELCGEVLNVIRRLGSEHNLTMLMVTHQMGFAREFADRVCFFSEGKILEQGTPQQFFAAPQHQRTQQFLRAVREAI
- a CDS encoding HalD/BesD family halogenase — encoded protein: MSTQAEEHVVRQASFQQVSGAPAPAAAPEADRAVAGRTRQFDTAGLRKEFADQGAFLYMEDFLAPEVTAQLVHSARALLDEVNRNYLPGHKQGGSVSRHTIDRLAPFIAELYRSKELIGWLEQLSGDKLMVSPADDPHAYALYYYMRPGDHIGWHYDTSYYDGRRYTLLLGVIDESSCRLDYELHTRNPDVPDVPGSVQIPPGGLVFFDGDKLRHRITPAGANEFRVSLTFEYVTDPNMRPWRRFISNMKDAIAYFGFRQVFRQMVKGKGAGA
- a CDS encoding MFS transporter — translated: MPLALGAFIVPLIVACAMFMENVDGTVIVTSLPVLARDLGQSPITLKLAITSYVIGLGVFIPICGWVADRFGSRTVFRTAIGIFMTGSLMCAASSSLGTFVFARFVQGLGGALMVPVGRIIIFRSLPKSEFIRAMNYLTVPALLGPVLGPPLGGFITTYLHWRLIFFINIPIGVLGIWLTNRHIANVHEAHPGRLDWFGFVLSAAGASLFMLGASLVGGELVSNSLSLGMCVAGAALLLVYWLYASRVELPVLDLRLLRIPSFHASVLGGSLFRIGLGAVPFLLPLALQEGLGMTAFVSGSITCASAFGAFFMKAAASRVLERFGFRQVLMVNAGLAGLAIAVYGLFFPGMPHWAIWCIVLFGGFFPSLQFTSLNTLAYADIPARDIGRATSVASVIQQISLGLGVTIGGIVLEISHHLQGHPAIVWSDFWPAFLVVGLFSVGSIPVTARLPQGSGDEIAKGSRGRA
- the ehuD gene encoding ectoine/hydroxyectoine ABC transporter permease subunit EhuD; amino-acid sequence: MNSFFDLHYAAHILPALLRASLYTVLITMVGFAIALVLGLVLAILRRSHLKPLSRGVGFVVEFIRSTPLLIQVYVLFYVLPVYGITMSALTAGTVGIALHYACYTSEVYRAGLNGVARGQWEAACALSLSPWRTYSGVILPQAIRAVIPALGNYLVAMFKDTPVLSAITVVELMQQAKNIGSETFRYLEPITMAGLFFLLISVTFAQLVRRLEFRLRLP